The Oceanispirochaeta sp. region TGGCTCTCCGGCCTTCCGGCATCCAATCCGGAAGATGCTCGTGCCCGCCGGTCCCGGAAAAACAGAGAACGCCTCTGGCAGAGCCTCAGTCCCGAGCATCCGGGAACGGGCAAAGCTTACGGTTCTTTTGACCGTTACAAGAAAAATATGAGTGACCTGAATTATCTGGTCCAGTCCTCACTTCCCGGAAAGGAGGGGATCAGAATCACTCCGGCAGACCTTGAAATGAAGGACTGGTCTCCCCTGAATGAATCCGACCTGATTCAGGCCTGGGAGCATCCTGAATCCTCCCCTTTTTACCCCTGGTTTTCAGAACGCCTTTTTGACTTTCTGCCCTCCCATAACGGCGGAGCTGTTGGAATTTCTATCGGTTATCTCTCCCAGGCCCTCACCGGGATGGCTATCTGCGGTTACATCCGAAGAGAGCGGCCAAAAGTCCGGATACAGCTGGGGGGAGGACTCATCACCTCCTGGCTCAGAGGTCCGGCGGACTGTTCCTTCCTGAAGACCCTGGCCCATGAGATCCAGGAAGGTCCCGGAGAAGAGGCCATCGTGGCCTTCGCCGGGAAATCCTGGAAGGGTTCCGGTCTGGCCGATCCAGGGGATCTCTATAAACTGCCCTATATTGCTCCCGGCCCTATACTCCCCTACTCGGCCTCCTGCGGCTGTTCCTGGAAGCGCTGTACCTTCTGCAACGAACACTGGGAGAACAATCCCTTCAGCGAAGAGGGGGCATCAGGAGTGGTCAGGAATCTGAGAATTCTGACAGAGAAGCATAATCCATCCCTGATCCACATTACAGACAGCGAGATCAGCCTGGCACTGATGCAGAGTCTGGTAAAGAATCCCCCGGGAGCGCCCTGGTACAGCTTCAGCCGATTTTTCCCAATACTCACTGATTTGTCTTTCTGTCATGATTTAGCCCGTTCAGGATGCCGGATGCTCTGTCTGGGTCTGGAATCGGGGGATCAGGATGTGCTGAATGCCCTGAAGAAGGGAATACATCTGGATCAGGTGAAGGTCATTCTCGGGAATCTGAAGGATGCCGGGATCGGGACCTTTGTGTATGTGATGTTCGGTACTGCCGTTGAAGACCGGGATGCCGCCCTGAGAACCAGGGATTTTGTCCTTGAACAGCGGGGAAACATCGATTTCATCAATGCTGCAGTTTTCAGTATGCCCGTAATGAGCCGGGAACTTCAGGATCTGGAATCCCGGAATTTCTATGCGGGAGAGCTGTCACTCTACAGGGATTTTACCCACCCTCTGGGGTTCGGCAGAAGACAGGTGAGAGAATTCATGAGCCGGGATTTTCAGGGCATTCCTGAAATCAGAGAGATCCTGAAGCGGACTCCCCCTATTTTCACATCCAGTCATGCCCCTTTTTTTATTCCCGGATCTGACCGTCAGGCTTTCGGAAGATGAGAGTGAATCATGAGATTCAATAAAAACTAGCTTATCCTTGAGTGAAGTGATAGTATTAAAATCATGATAGAAAGCATAATCGGGTTGATTACATCTTCTTTACCTCAAGTACAATCCATCTATTTATTTGGATCACAGGCAGATGGCACCGCCGGTGAAAACAGCGATGTAGACATCGCTCTTCTCCTCCCCCCAGCAGATGCCAGGGAATTGGGAGAATTAGGTTTTTCAGATCTAAGGTTTGCCTTGGAAAAGAAACTGGCAAAATCTGTAGACCTCATCAATCTGAGACTGTCATCGACTGTATTCCAGAATGAGATTTGTAACCAGGGGAGACGAATATATTGCACAGACAAATATGAAACCGAACTGTTTGAAATGCTGGTCCTGTCCTATTATTGCAAACTGAATGAAGAACGCGGGGAAATCCTTAAGCAAGCCATTGAGAGTAAGAGATATTACGCTATATGAACGATGTCATTATAAATAAGACTGCCAGCATTCAGCGCTGCATTGAAAGGGTCAGAGAAGAGTACCAATTAGCTGGGGAACAATTCTCAAAAGATTATAGCCGGCAGGATGCTGCCATACTCAATTTAACCAGAGCCTGTGAACAATCCATTGATTTAGCGAACCATATCATAAAAATCAAAAAGCTTGGTATTCCAAACCGGAGCAGCGATAGCTTTGAGATTCTCGAAAACAGGGGAATCATTCCAGAGGATCTTTCTAATACAATGATCAAGATGACAGGCTTTAGAAATACAGCGATACATCAGTATCAAAAAATGAATCTCAAGATCGTTATATCCATCATTCATAACAATTTAGATGATTTACTCCATTTTACAGAATTGATGATGAATCTGGCTTAGTGATCCTGCCCTCTTACTAATCAAGCTCCCCGGCAAAGGGAATAGAATCCATAGCCCCCGGCCGGGAAACGGTCATGGCCGAGGCTCTTGTAGCCCGTTCCATGGCTTCCCGGTCAGTAAGACCAACCAGCCGGCCGGCCAGAAAGTATCCAAAGAAGGTGTCTCCTGCCGCGGTGGTATCCACAACGGGAGCATCCACGATGGGAACAAACTCCCGCCCTGAATCTTTCCCGAAATAGGCCCCCGCCTTACCGGCAGTTAAAAGGATACTCGTCCCCGGGTACATCCCGGTCAGAACCTGAAGGGTCTCTTCAAAACTCCCCGATTTTCCGGCTAGATCCTGTCCTTCAATTTCATTGACCACCAATAGATCCAGTTTTTCCAGAGGCCAGGATTTGACATCCTCCGTATAGGGTGCAGGATTCAGGCAGATCTTCATGCCCCGGGCATGGGCCTTTTCTATGATGTATGAGGTCAGGTTGATTTCATTCTGGAGGACCAGATAATCTCCTTCTTCAAAATGGGACAGGGCATCATCCACATCCGCCTCTGTGTTGTTCTGATTGCCCCCTCCAAACAGGAAGATTGAGTTCTGTCCCTGATCCGAAACCTGTATGATGGCCTGCCCTGTCGGCCCATCATACTGACGAACCAGATCGGTGCGGACATTGAATTTTTTCAAAAGATCCAGAAGCCAGAGTCCATCACTGCCGATGGTCCCGCCATGCCAGACAGCAGCCCCGGCCTTGGCAAGAGCCACCGATTGATTCGCCCCCTTCCCTCCGGCATATTGCTGCACATCAGAGGCGGAGATAGTTTCTCCCGGTTTGACAATATGGGGCACTTTATAAACGATATCGATGTTCAAAGAACCATAATTGAGTATTTTCATTTATCTATCCTTTTTTTCCCCGGAGGGCCTTTTGCCAAGGCTTTTTCTGCTGTTGTTCATAGGGTCACAGCCATAGAAAGAGCATAAAGCAGCCTGAACAGCACGTCAATTCGTTTATTAAACCTTTAGACTCTTTTATTAAACATAGAAAATCTGACCGAATCATAGGAATCTCCCTTCGGGGAGACTCATCAATAAATTTTATATATGCTATAAGATGAATATATCCTGAACAGAAATCAGAGAAAGGACAATGTAAACATGAGACAATTGGATTCCACCTGGCATCTCAGGGATTATCTGGGCGCCCTGTCAGCCCGTCTGGGGCTGAATCGGAATAATTACAAAATGCCTCCCGGCTTATATCATATGGGTAGTCCCGGCAAAGACAGCCCTGTCTTCGTCACAGCTAATTATAAACTCTCAGTGGATCATTTGAGACGGGGGCTCGGTGGGATGGATTCTCACATCCTGGTATTGGATACAAAAGGAGTCAATGTCTGGTGCGCCGCCGGCAAGGGAACCTTCGGCACGGAGGAACTCATCAAGAGGATCAAAACAGAAGCTCTTGAAAGTGTTGTAAACCACAGGACTCTGATCCTCCCTCAATTGGGAGCTCCGGGAATGAATCCGGGAGAGGTGAAGTCAGGCTGCGGCTTCAGCATTCAATACGGCCCTGTGGAAGCGAAGGACATTCCCGCCTATATGGAGAATGAACAGAAAGCCACCCCCGCCATGAGGCGTAAAAACTTCCCCCTCTTGGAACGGCTGGCTGTCTCTTTCACTCACTTTGCACAAGGGTTCTTTCCGAGTATTGCCCTGGCTCTGGCCTTTATGCTGCTCAATTATCTTCTCATAGATTCACCCCAGATATTACAGTCCATACAAATATCCCTGGCAGCCCTGTTTACAGGATCTCTCCTGGCAGCAGCCCTGCTTCCCCTGTTACCGGGAAAGGCCTTCTCCTTAAAAGGGTTTTTTATCGGTTTGCTGATATACCCTGTGGTCTCACTTATCAGCGGACCCATCCTGAACTTCCCGGAAGGACTTTACCCCCTGGGAAAAGCCATTCTTCTTCATTGCTGGATTGTCTATCAGGTCCTGAATCTGACAGGAAGCAGTACCTATACCTCCCTTTCGGGAGTCAAAAAAGAGATGAGTATTGCCGTTCCGATCCTCGCTCTTGCTCTTCTGGCCGGAGCGGCCTGTATGATCACGGGAGGATTGATTTTATGACTTATCTGGAAAACGGAGTCACCCTTAAACTGAATACGGATATTTGCATCGGATGCGGCATGTGCGGCATAGTCTGTCCTCACGGAGTCTATGTTTTTACAGACAGAAAAGCCGTGATTGATCAACGTGGGAACTGTATGGAATGCGGAGCCTGCATGATAAACTGCCCTGTGGAAGCCATTTTTGTGGATAAGGGGGTCGGCTGTGCGGCGGCAGTGATACAGTCCAAGCTGAAAGGTCGGAGTGAAATCAGCTGTGACTGCGGGGGACCGCCGGAAGAAGAGACTGACTGCTGCAAAGGCGGATGCTGCTGTTGAGGCGGTAAGGTTCACCACTACAGCCCGGCCTACCACTCGGCGATGGAACCGTCTTTGTGACGCCAGACTGGATTCTTCCAGTCATGGCCTATTTTGGCCTGAGACCTGACAAAGTCTTCATTGACTTCCGTGATGCCTCCGGCATGGGACAAGTCGGACTGAATGAGGGCTTCTTCAAAACTCATATTCCCCACAATTCCCCGGGCTTCTTTCACGGGATCACGCCCATGTACTGGAAGTATCAGAAGATCGATTGTTTTAGTTTTCAGCCATTGAATCAATTCAGGATACATGTGGTATCTCCCGCAAAAAACAGGGACTGTCCATCCGGCCGTTGCAGCCAATCGGCCAAAGAGTCGACTGATTCTCCCCGATGTTCTGTCCTGTATACCCAAGGGTCCAGGGCATACTTCTCCATTGCCTTAATATACCCCCTGAAACGCTCCCCCCATGGTATAAAACTCATCCCCATATCCAAAAAATCCAGTTTTACTGCATCTTAGTCGATTCTTCAACATAGCATGCTCCCTTCAATCCATGGGACACCGTTGTAACGGATACTCCGACTGAATGAGCCACATCTTTCATTGTTATTCGATGATTATTCTTGTTCATATTATGGGAAGGAAAACCTCTTTAACTCCATACCAAACGATTAGCCAATCGTTTAGTATCGTTTTCCATGGAGCTTT contains the following coding sequences:
- a CDS encoding nucleotidyltransferase family protein, translated to MIESIIGLITSSLPQVQSIYLFGSQADGTAGENSDVDIALLLPPADARELGELGFSDLRFALEKKLAKSVDLINLRLSSTVFQNEICNQGRRIYCTDKYETELFEMLVLSYYCKLNEERGEILKQAIESKRYYAI
- a CDS encoding DUF86 domain-containing protein, translated to MNDVIINKTASIQRCIERVREEYQLAGEQFSKDYSRQDAAILNLTRACEQSIDLANHIIKIKKLGIPNRSSDSFEILENRGIIPEDLSNTMIKMTGFRNTAIHQYQKMNLKIVISIIHNNLDDLLHFTELMMNLA
- a CDS encoding ribokinase, translated to MKILNYGSLNIDIVYKVPHIVKPGETISASDVQQYAGGKGANQSVALAKAGAAVWHGGTIGSDGLWLLDLLKKFNVRTDLVRQYDGPTGQAIIQVSDQGQNSIFLFGGGNQNNTEADVDDALSHFEEGDYLVLQNEINLTSYIIEKAHARGMKICLNPAPYTEDVKSWPLEKLDLLVVNEIEGQDLAGKSGSFEETLQVLTGMYPGTSILLTAGKAGAYFGKDSGREFVPIVDAPVVDTTAAGDTFFGYFLAGRLVGLTDREAMERATRASAMTVSRPGAMDSIPFAGELD
- the hgcA gene encoding mercury methylation corrinoid protein HgcA; translated protein: MRQLDSTWHLRDYLGALSARLGLNRNNYKMPPGLYHMGSPGKDSPVFVTANYKLSVDHLRRGLGGMDSHILVLDTKGVNVWCAAGKGTFGTEELIKRIKTEALESVVNHRTLILPQLGAPGMNPGEVKSGCGFSIQYGPVEAKDIPAYMENEQKATPAMRRKNFPLLERLAVSFTHFAQGFFPSIALALAFMLLNYLLIDSPQILQSIQISLAALFTGSLLAAALLPLLPGKAFSLKGFFIGLLIYPVVSLISGPILNFPEGLYPLGKAILLHCWIVYQVLNLTGSSTYTSLSGVKKEMSIAVPILALALLAGAACMITGGLIL
- the hgcB gene encoding mercury methylation ferredoxin HgcB; this encodes MTYLENGVTLKLNTDICIGCGMCGIVCPHGVYVFTDRKAVIDQRGNCMECGACMINCPVEAIFVDKGVGCAAAVIQSKLKGRSEISCDCGGPPEEETDCCKGGCCC
- a CDS encoding LacI family DNA-binding transcriptional regulator yields the protein MNKNNHRITMKDVAHSVGVSVTTVSHGLKGACYVEESTKMQ